Within Pseudomonas sp. LBUM920, the genomic segment AGCATTTCGACCTGGCCGAATTGCGGGACCAATCGGCGGATATGTACGTGTGCGGCCCCCCTCCGATGGTCGAATCCATCCAACAATGGCTGCTGGATCAGGCACTTGTTGGCGTTCAGCTGTATTACGAAAAGTTTACGCAGAGTAATATCTGACCCCTCAGTACTTTTGAGGGGCGGGTGCGGCGTGCAATCAACCCTGAGAAAAACAAGTAGAAGGGAATGTTAATGGCGGATGACATGGTTAACCCGGTAGGCCTCAAGCGTGGCCTGAAGAACCGGCATATTCAGCTGATTGCCTTGGGAGGGGCGATTGGCACGGGATTGTTCCTCGGCTCGGCCGGGGTGCTCAAATCGGCGGGCCCGTCGATGATCCTGGGGTACGCGATTGCCGGTTTCATCGCGTTCCTGATCATGCGCCAGCTCGGCGAGATGATCGTCGAAGAGCCGGTGGCCGGCTCCTTCAGCCACTTCGCCCACAAATACTGGGGCGGCTACGCAGGCTTTCTGGCGGGCTGGAACTACTGGGTGCTCTACGTGCTGGTGGGCATGGCCGAACTGACCGCCGTGGGCAAGTACATCCAGTTCTGGTGGCCGGAAATTCCAACCTGGGTCAGCGCGCTGGTGTTCTTTGTGGCGGTCAACCTGATCAACACGCTGAACGTGAAGTTCTTCGGTGAAGCCGAATTCTGGTTCGCGATCATCAAGGTAGTCGCGATTGTCGGCATGATCGTGCTCGGCTGCTACCTGCTGTTCAGCGGCACCGGCGGCCCGCAAGCCGCGGTGAGCAACCTGTGGAGCCACGGCGGGTTCTTCCCCAATGGCGGCATGGGGCTGCTGATGTCGATGGCCTTTATCATGTTCTCGTTTGGTGGCCTGGAGCTGGTGGGCATCACCGCTGCCGAGGCCAGCGAGCCGCGCAAAGTGATCCCCAAAGCCATCAACCAGGTGGTCTACCGGATTCTGATTTTCTACGTCGGCGCACTGACCGTATTGCTGGCGCTGTACCCGTGGGACCAACTGCTGCAAACCCTCGGCGCGTCGGGCGATCCCTACAGCGGCAGCCCGTTTGTGCAGATCTTCTCGCTGATCGGTAACGACACCGCCGCGCACATCCTCAACTTCGTGGTGCTGACCGCGGCGCTGTCGGTGTACAACAGCGGCGTGTACTGCAACAGCCGCATGCTGTTCGGCCTGGCCGAGCAAGGCGATGCGCCCAAAGCGCTGATGAAGCTGAACAAGCAAGGCGTGCCGCTGCGTGCCCTGGCGATTTCGGCGCTGGTGACGATGCTGTGCGTGGTGGTCAACTACGTCGCGCCCAAGAGCGCCCTGGAGTTGTTGTTCGCACTGGTGGTTGCCTCGCTGATGATCAACTGGGCGCTGATCAGCATCACTCACATCAAGTTCCGCAAGGCCATGGGCGAGCAAGGCGTGACGCCGTCGTTCAAAACCTTCTGGTTCCCGTTCAGCAACTACCTGTGCCTGGCGTTCATGGCGATGATTGTCAGCGTGATGCTGGCGATCGATGGCATTCGTGAGTCGGTGTATGCGATGCCGGTGTGGGTGGGGATTATCTACATGGCCTACCGGATGCGGGTCAAAAAGGGTAGCGCTGTAGTGAATGCACAGTGATCCCTGTGGGAGCCGGGCTTGCCCGCGATGGCGGTGGGTCAGACACCGGATGCGGTGGCTGACACGCTGCCATCGGGGGCAAGCCCCCTCCCACACTTGATTGGATTGCTCATGAAAAAGCCCCGGGATTCCGGGGCTTTTTTTATAGCGTGGAACGCACTCGCCACAATTCGGGGAACAGCACCGTGTCGAGCATCTTGCGCAAATACCCCACGCCCTCGGTGCCGCCCGTACCAGGTTGAAAGCCGATGATCCGCTCAACCGTGGTCACATGCCTGAAGCGCCACTGGCGGAACGAATCCTCCAGGTCGATAAACTTCTCGGCCAACTGATACAAATCCCAATACCGGTTCGGGTCGCGATACACCTCACGCCAGGCCGCTTCCACCGACTCATCGTGAACCGTGGCCGCTGTCGGGTCGCGCTCGGCGCGTTTGGGGTCAATCGCCAACCCGGCTTTCGCCATCAGGTTGACCGCCTCGTCATACAGCGACGGCGTGGCAATCGCCACTTTCAACTCGTTCAACAACTGCGGCCGGTGCGCGTGAGGCCGCAACAGCGCCGCGCTTTTATTGCCGAGGATAAATTCGATCTCGCGGTACTGGAACGACTGAAACCCCGACGACTGCCCCAGGAACGGGCGAATGGCCTTGTATTCCGACGGCGTCATGGTCGCCAACACCGCCCAGGCGTGCACCAGTTGATCGAAGATCCGCGACACCCGCGCCAGCATCTTGAACGCCGGCGGCAGCTCGCCCAGGCGCACGTGTTCGCGGGCAGCCTTGAGTTCGTGGAGCATCAGTTTCATCCACAGCTCGGACGTCTGGTGCTGGATGATAAAGAGCATTTCGTTGTGGTCGGGCGACAGCGGGTGCTGGGCGCTCAGGACCTTGCCCAGGTCCAGGTAGTCGCCGTAGCTCATGGACTCGGAAAAATTCAGCTCGGCGTTATGCCATTCTTCCGGGGGCTGGTAATCAGGTGAGAAGGGGCATTGGCTCATCGCGTGGGCTCCTTGAGCGGGCGGAGGATGGCGCGGACCGGGCTCGCGTCCA encodes:
- the kynA gene encoding tryptophan 2,3-dioxygenase; translated protein: MSQCPFSPDYQPPEEWHNAELNFSESMSYGDYLDLGKVLSAQHPLSPDHNEMLFIIQHQTSELWMKLMLHELKAAREHVRLGELPPAFKMLARVSRIFDQLVHAWAVLATMTPSEYKAIRPFLGQSSGFQSFQYREIEFILGNKSAALLRPHAHRPQLLNELKVAIATPSLYDEAVNLMAKAGLAIDPKRAERDPTAATVHDESVEAAWREVYRDPNRYWDLYQLAEKFIDLEDSFRQWRFRHVTTVERIIGFQPGTGGTEGVGYLRKMLDTVLFPELWRVRSTL
- a CDS encoding amino acid permease, translated to MADDMVNPVGLKRGLKNRHIQLIALGGAIGTGLFLGSAGVLKSAGPSMILGYAIAGFIAFLIMRQLGEMIVEEPVAGSFSHFAHKYWGGYAGFLAGWNYWVLYVLVGMAELTAVGKYIQFWWPEIPTWVSALVFFVAVNLINTLNVKFFGEAEFWFAIIKVVAIVGMIVLGCYLLFSGTGGPQAAVSNLWSHGGFFPNGGMGLLMSMAFIMFSFGGLELVGITAAEASEPRKVIPKAINQVVYRILIFYVGALTVLLALYPWDQLLQTLGASGDPYSGSPFVQIFSLIGNDTAAHILNFVVLTAALSVYNSGVYCNSRMLFGLAEQGDAPKALMKLNKQGVPLRALAISALVTMLCVVVNYVAPKSALELLFALVVASLMINWALISITHIKFRKAMGEQGVTPSFKTFWFPFSNYLCLAFMAMIVSVMLAIDGIRESVYAMPVWVGIIYMAYRMRVKKGSAVVNAQ